One window of the Dreissena polymorpha isolate Duluth1 chromosome 5, UMN_Dpol_1.0, whole genome shotgun sequence genome contains the following:
- the LOC127831589 gene encoding uncharacterized protein LOC127831589 translates to MTFIEEKVEGADFNLGIVTSKVQELEIKNKQMNDELLYIQAQSMRNNLVFGNIEEARAGVDENAEYVLREFLVSKLKMANSLVTEMKFERVHRMGQKNSDKVRPIVAKFNLFKERELVRRSASALKDTPYYLHEQFPKEISDKRRKLVPEMKKARKSGSKAWISYDTLFIDGVPYTKAVDFLTCSWRTITGDARA, encoded by the exons ATGACTTTTATAGAGGAAAAAGTAGAAGGTGCAGACTTTAACTTGGGCATAGTGACCTCTAAAGTGCAGGAATTAGaaattaaaaacaagcaaatgaaCGATGAACTACTATACATTCAAGCCCAATCCATGCGCAACAATCTAGTGTTCGGCAATATTGAGGAGGCCCGAGCAGGGGTGGACGAAAATGCGGAATATGTATTGCGGGAATTCTTAGTCAGCAAGTTGAAAATGGCCAATAGCTTAGTTACAGAAATGAAATTTGAGCGAGTGCATAGAATGGGTCAGAAGAATTCTGATAAGGTTCGTCCTATTGTGGCCAAATTCAACCTGTTTAAGGAGCGTGAACTAGTTAGGAGGTCGGCTAGTGCACTAAAAGACACTCCGTATTACTTGCACGAGCAATTCCCGAAGGAAATATCCGACAAGCGTAGGAAACTGGTACCGGAGATGAAAAAGGCGCGTAAAAGTGGGTCGAAGGCTTGGATTTCGTATGATACGTTGTTCATTGACGGGGTCCCCTACACGAAAG CTGTAGACTTCTTGACTTGTTCCTGGCGGACCATCACGGGGGATGCTCGGGCATGA